In Pseudomonadota bacterium, one DNA window encodes the following:
- a CDS encoding disulfide bond formation protein B: MHHSDRSNPDWHILFACWLLAAVSTLGSLFFSSVMEFAPCVLCWYQRIFLFPLVIILARGLFPFDTNVVKYALPLSIAGFLTAIYHNLLFAGIIPEKIQPCSQGVSCTEEYIDLFGFLSIPMLSLLSFSIIIALLLFLQRRISR; the protein is encoded by the coding sequence ATGCACCACTCGGATCGGTCAAATCCGGACTGGCACATTCTTTTTGCCTGCTGGCTTCTCGCCGCTGTTTCGACACTCGGCAGCCTCTTTTTCAGTTCGGTCATGGAATTCGCGCCCTGTGTTCTCTGCTGGTATCAGCGGATCTTTCTTTTTCCGCTGGTGATCATTCTCGCCAGAGGGTTGTTCCCCTTTGATACAAATGTGGTGAAGTATGCCCTGCCGCTTTCCATCGCAGGCTTTCTCACCGCCATCTATCACAATCTGCTGTTTGCCGGGATCATTCCGGAAAAAATTCAGCCCTGCAGCCAGGGCGTTTCATGTACCGAGGAATACATCGACCTGTTCGGCTTTCTGTCGATCCCGATGCTTTCCCTGCTTTCTTTTTCAATCATTATCGCCCTTTTACTATTCCTGCAGAGGAGGATATCCCGATGA